A portion of the Juglans microcarpa x Juglans regia isolate MS1-56 chromosome 1D, Jm3101_v1.0, whole genome shotgun sequence genome contains these proteins:
- the LOC121265661 gene encoding peptidyl-prolyl cis-trans isomerase FKBP20-1 produces the protein MGDAIDLTGDGGVIKTIVSQAKADAITPTEDLPLVDVHYEGVLAENGEVFDTTHEDNTVFSFELGKGTVIKAWDIALRTMKVGEVAKITCKPEYAYGSAGSPPDIPPNATLIFEVQLVACRPRKGSSLGSASEERTRLEELKRQRELAAATKEEEKKKREDAKAAAAARIQAKLESKKGQGKGKGKAK, from the exons ATGGGTGATGCAATTGATTTAACCGGCGATGGAGGTGTTATAAAGACAATTGTAAGCCAAGCCAAAGCTGATGCTATTACTCCAACAGAAGACCTTCCTCTTGTTGATG TTCATTATGAAGGTGTTCTTGCTGAAAATGGTGAAGTTTTTGATACTACACACGAAGATAATACTGTATTCTCTTTTGAGCTTGGAAAGGGCACTGTAATCAAGGCTTGGGACATTGCATTGAGAACTATGAAG GTTGGGGAAGTTGCAAAAATCACGTGCAAGCCAGAATATGCCTATGGCAGTGCGGGTTCTCCGCCAGATATCCCACCAAA TGCGACGCTTATCTTTGAGGTGCAATTAGTGGCTTGCAGGCCACGCAAGGGTTCGAGTTTGGGCAGCGCTTCAGAGGAGAGGACTAGGCTAGA AGAGCTGAAAAGGCAGAGGGAGCTTGCTGCCGCAaccaaagaagaagagaagaagaagagagaagatgcTAAAGCGGCTGCTGCTGCCCGAATTCAAGCCAAGCTGGAATCCAAGAAAGGTCAAGGGAAGGGGAAGGGCAAAGCAAAATAG
- the LOC121265624 gene encoding E3 ubiquitin-protein ligase SDIR1 isoform X2, translated as MSFVFRGTRGDIESGFPGFIPERRAMRVHAARPVNSNSLAFLVTVLLLFMILNSHQMSPNFLLWLVLGVFLMATTLRMYATCQQLQAQAQAHAVAASGLLGHTELRLHMPPSIALATRGRLQGLRLQLALLDREFDDLDYETLRALDADNVPAVPSMTEEEINALPVHKYKVAGPQNSSLSMQQASSSGSAAEKQDNPNKIVSTKASEDELTCSVCLEQVNVGELIRSLPCLHQFHANCIDPWLGQQGTCPVCKFRVGSGWQENGHGGMDAAYMV; from the exons ATGAGTTTTGTATTTCGGGGGACGAGAGGAGATATAGAAAGTGGATTTCCAGGATTTATACCTGAGCGGCGTGCAATG CGTGTTCACGCAGCACGTCCTGTTAATTCTAACTCACTGGCTTTTCTTGTCACAG TTCTCTTGCTATTCATGATACTAAACTCGCACCAGATGTCGCCTAATTTTCTG CTTTGGCTAGTCCTTGGTGTCTTCTTGATGGCTACAACGCTAAGGATGTATGCAACTTGCCAACAACTTCAAGCTCAGGCCCAAGCTCATGCTGTGGCAGCCAGTGGGCTTCTTGGTCATACTGAGTTGCGTTTGCATATGCCACCATCCATAGCACTTGCAACAAGAGGCCGACTACAAGGCCTCCGACTTCAGCTTGCACTCCTTGATAGGGAATTTGATGATCTAG ATTATGAAACCCTGAGAGCACTGGATGCCGACAACGTTCCCGCAGTTCCTTCTATGACTGAGGAAGAGATAAATGCACTTCCTGTTCACAAGTACAAGGTTGCAGGTCCTCAAAA CAGTAGCCTATCAATGCAACAGGCTTCGTCTTCAGGATCTGCAGCAGAG AAGCAAGACAATCCCAATAAGATTGTGAGCACTAAGGCCTCAGAAGATGAATTAACTTGCAGTGTTTGCTTGGAGCAAGTTAATGTGGGAGAACTTATCCGTAGCTTGCCATGTTTGCATCAG TTCCATGCTAATTGCATCGACCCTTGGCTGGGACAGCAGGGAACATGTCCTGTTTGTAAATTTAGAGTAGGATCTGGGTGGCAGGAAAATGGACATGGTGGCATGGATGCTGCTTACATGGTTTGA
- the LOC121265624 gene encoding E3 ubiquitin-protein ligase SDIR1 isoform X1 — MSFVFRGTRGDIESGFPGFIPERRAMRVHAARPVNSNSLAFLVTVLLLFMILNSHQMSPNFLLWLVLGVFLMATTLRMYATCQQLQAQAQAHAVAASGLLGHTELRLHMPPSIALATRGRLQGLRLQLALLDREFDDLDYETLRALDADNVPAVPSMTEEEINALPVHKYKVAGPQNSSLSMQQASSSGSAAEQKQDNPNKIVSTKASEDELTCSVCLEQVNVGELIRSLPCLHQFHANCIDPWLGQQGTCPVCKFRVGSGWQENGHGGMDAAYMV; from the exons ATGAGTTTTGTATTTCGGGGGACGAGAGGAGATATAGAAAGTGGATTTCCAGGATTTATACCTGAGCGGCGTGCAATG CGTGTTCACGCAGCACGTCCTGTTAATTCTAACTCACTGGCTTTTCTTGTCACAG TTCTCTTGCTATTCATGATACTAAACTCGCACCAGATGTCGCCTAATTTTCTG CTTTGGCTAGTCCTTGGTGTCTTCTTGATGGCTACAACGCTAAGGATGTATGCAACTTGCCAACAACTTCAAGCTCAGGCCCAAGCTCATGCTGTGGCAGCCAGTGGGCTTCTTGGTCATACTGAGTTGCGTTTGCATATGCCACCATCCATAGCACTTGCAACAAGAGGCCGACTACAAGGCCTCCGACTTCAGCTTGCACTCCTTGATAGGGAATTTGATGATCTAG ATTATGAAACCCTGAGAGCACTGGATGCCGACAACGTTCCCGCAGTTCCTTCTATGACTGAGGAAGAGATAAATGCACTTCCTGTTCACAAGTACAAGGTTGCAGGTCCTCAAAA CAGTAGCCTATCAATGCAACAGGCTTCGTCTTCAGGATCTGCAGCAGAG CAGAAGCAAGACAATCCCAATAAGATTGTGAGCACTAAGGCCTCAGAAGATGAATTAACTTGCAGTGTTTGCTTGGAGCAAGTTAATGTGGGAGAACTTATCCGTAGCTTGCCATGTTTGCATCAG TTCCATGCTAATTGCATCGACCCTTGGCTGGGACAGCAGGGAACATGTCCTGTTTGTAAATTTAGAGTAGGATCTGGGTGGCAGGAAAATGGACATGGTGGCATGGATGCTGCTTACATGGTTTGA
- the LOC121250855 gene encoding uncharacterized protein LOC121250855, with product MSETLSVYKAWSGQIVSKEKSSMIFSNYISSSRRRELLGIMGFSWGSLPFKYLGVPIIVNRLAAAHFEDLVGKVREKFGGWSARLLSSGARLLLIPHVLSVGGVVRNESRRMISTFTVSIGHGTNIVVEFYLFYMVLELFGKKHITKGEIKMDSHVIINWINSSSCGVWYLDELCEELMVLLQQVTFSLRHIYRQGNSAADLRTN from the exons ATGTCTGAGACGCTTTCGGTATATAAAGCTTGGTCTGGACAAATAGTGAGTAAAGAAAAATCTTCaatgattttttctaattatatttccTCTTCAAGGCGTAGGGAGCTCTTGGGAATCATGGGTTTTTCATGGGGTTCTCTGCCTTTCAAGTATCTGGGGGTACCTATCATTGTTAATAGATTAGCGGCTGCTCATTTTGAGGATTTGGTTGGGAAGGTCCGGGAGAAATTTGGAGGTTGGTCAGCTCGATTGTTGTCTAGTGGAGCAAGATTACTGCTTATTCCGCATGTGCTTA GTGTTGGAGGGGTGGTTAGAAATGAATCGAGGAGGATGATTTCAACGTTTACAGTTTCCATTGGACACGGCACAAACATAGTTGTTGAGTTTTATCTCTTTTACATGGTCTTGGAGTTATTCGGCAAAAAACATATTACTAAAGGGGAGATAAAGATGGATTCTCATGTGATTATTAATTGGATCAACTCATCATCTTGTGGTGTTTGGTATCTTGATGAATTATGTGAGGAGCTTATGGTTCTTTTACAGCAAGTTACCTTTAGTTTGCGGCATATTTACAGGCAAGGAAATTCAGCTGCTGATC TTCGTACTAACTGA
- the LOC121240812 gene encoding aspartic proteinase PCS1-like, with protein MACLQTPHPPPPLVLILQLTFFFIINQFQSSLSATQKSLILPLKAQTVLPRGSASKPSDKLSFHHNVTLTVSLTVGSPPQSVTMVLDTGSELSWLHCKKTPNISSIFNPLLSSSYSPIPCSSPLCTTRTRTLLVPASCDPNKLCHVTVSYADATSIEGNLASETLYLGNSSRPGTIFGCMDSGFSSNSEEDSKTTGLMGLNRGSLSFITQMGFPQFSYCISGSDSSGVLLFGQESLTWLQPLNYTPLVQISDPLPYFDRVAYTVRLEGIKVSGKILALPKSVLVPDHTGAGQTMVDSGTQFTFLLGPAYTALKNEFIQQTKGILNLLEDTNFVFQGAMDLCYRVPSSRPTLPQLPAVTLMFEGAEMVVSGERLMYRVPGMMRGGDCVYCFTFGNSDLLGIEAFLIGHHHQQNLWMEFDLAKSRVGLAEVRCDLASQRLGLVD; from the coding sequence ATGGCCTGCCTTCAAACTCCCCATCCACCTCCTCCTCTTGTTCTTATTCTTCAGCTAACTTTCTTCTTCATAATAAATCAATTTCAATCCTCTCTCTCTGCAACTCAGAAATCGCTCATATTGCCCCTCAAAGCCCAGACAGTACTCCCACGTGGATCAGCATCAAAACCTTCAGACAAACTCTCTTTCCACCACAACGTGACCTTAACAGTCTCCCTCACCGTGGGTTCGCCCCCGCAGAGCGTTACCATGGTCCTCGATACAGGTAGCGAACTCTCTTGGCTCCACTGCAAGAAAACCCCAAACATCAGCTCCATATTCAACCCACTTCTCTCTTCCTCGTACTCTCCGATCCCATGCTCCTCCCCCTTATGCACAACCCGGACCCGGACCTTACTCGTACCCGCTTCCTGCGACCCGAATAAGCTCTGCCACGTGACTGTCTCCTACGCTGACGCCACCTCCATTGAAGGCAACCTCGCGTCCGAAACTCTCTACCTCGGAAACTCTTCCCGACCCGGTACGATATTTGGATGCATGGATTCCGGTTTCAGTTCCAACTCCGAAGAGGACTCCAAGACCACCGGGTTGATGGGTCTTAACCGCGGGTCTTTGTCGTTTATAACCCAAATGGGTTTCCCTCAATTCTCGTACTGCATATCGGGGAGTGACTCGTCCGGTGTTTTGCTTTTTGGCCAAGAGAGTCTCACTTGGCTCCAACCATTGAACTACACTCCTCTGGTTCAGATTTCAGACCCGTTACCTTATTTTGATCGGGTAGCCTATACAGTTCGGCTCGAGGGGATTAAAGTTTCGGGTAAGATTTTGGCGCTTCCGAAATCCGTGCTCGTACCAGATCATACGGGGGCGGGTCAGACCATGGTCGACTCCGGCACCCAGTTCACGTTCTTACTCGGCCCAGCCTACACCGCATTGAAAAACGAGTTCATTCAACAAACAAAGGGAATACTGAATCTTTTGGAAGACACCAACTTTGTTTTTCAGGGAGCCATGGACTTGTGCTACAGAGTCCCCTCGAGTCGGCCTACTTTGCCACAGTTACCCGCAGTGACCTTGATGTTTGAGGGGGCCGAGATGGTGGTATCTGGTGAGAGGTTAATGTATCGGGTACCAGGAATGATGAGGGGTGGGGATTGTGTGTATTGTTTCACATTTGGGAACTCGGACTTGTTGGGTATAGAGGCATTCTTGATTGGCCATCATCATCAGCAGAACTTGTGGATGGAATTTGATTTAGCAAAGTCTAGGGTTGGACTTGCAGAGGTTAGGTGTGATCTGGCAAGTCAAAGGCTTGGCTTGGTAGATTAA
- the LOC121265624 gene encoding E3 ubiquitin-protein ligase SDIR1 isoform X3 yields MSFVFRGTRGDIESGFPGFIPERRAMRVHAARPVNSNSLAFLVTVLLLFMILNSHQMSPNFLLWLVLGVFLMATTLRMYATCQQLQAQAQAHAVAASGLLGHTELRLHMPPSIALATRGRLQGLRLQLALLDREFDDLDYETLRALDADNVPAVPSMTEEEINALPVHKYKVAGPQNSLSMQQASSSGSAAEQKQDNPNKIVSTKASEDELTCSVCLEQVNVGELIRSLPCLHQFHANCIDPWLGQQGTCPVCKFRVGSGWQENGHGGMDAAYMV; encoded by the exons ATGAGTTTTGTATTTCGGGGGACGAGAGGAGATATAGAAAGTGGATTTCCAGGATTTATACCTGAGCGGCGTGCAATG CGTGTTCACGCAGCACGTCCTGTTAATTCTAACTCACTGGCTTTTCTTGTCACAG TTCTCTTGCTATTCATGATACTAAACTCGCACCAGATGTCGCCTAATTTTCTG CTTTGGCTAGTCCTTGGTGTCTTCTTGATGGCTACAACGCTAAGGATGTATGCAACTTGCCAACAACTTCAAGCTCAGGCCCAAGCTCATGCTGTGGCAGCCAGTGGGCTTCTTGGTCATACTGAGTTGCGTTTGCATATGCCACCATCCATAGCACTTGCAACAAGAGGCCGACTACAAGGCCTCCGACTTCAGCTTGCACTCCTTGATAGGGAATTTGATGATCTAG ATTATGAAACCCTGAGAGCACTGGATGCCGACAACGTTCCCGCAGTTCCTTCTATGACTGAGGAAGAGATAAATGCACTTCCTGTTCACAAGTACAAGGTTGCAGGTCCTCAAAA TAGCCTATCAATGCAACAGGCTTCGTCTTCAGGATCTGCAGCAGAG CAGAAGCAAGACAATCCCAATAAGATTGTGAGCACTAAGGCCTCAGAAGATGAATTAACTTGCAGTGTTTGCTTGGAGCAAGTTAATGTGGGAGAACTTATCCGTAGCTTGCCATGTTTGCATCAG TTCCATGCTAATTGCATCGACCCTTGGCTGGGACAGCAGGGAACATGTCCTGTTTGTAAATTTAGAGTAGGATCTGGGTGGCAGGAAAATGGACATGGTGGCATGGATGCTGCTTACATGGTTTGA
- the LOC121265624 gene encoding E3 ubiquitin-protein ligase SDIR1 isoform X4 codes for MSFVFRGTRGDIESGFPGFIPERRAMRVHAARPVNSNSLAFLVTVLLLFMILNSHQMSPNFLLWLVLGVFLMATTLRMYATCQQLQAQAQAHAVAASGLLGHTELRLHMPPSIALATRGRLQGLRLQLALLDREFDDLDYETLRALDADNVPAVPSMTEEEINALPVHKYKVAGPQNSLSMQQASSSGSAAEKQDNPNKIVSTKASEDELTCSVCLEQVNVGELIRSLPCLHQFHANCIDPWLGQQGTCPVCKFRVGSGWQENGHGGMDAAYMV; via the exons ATGAGTTTTGTATTTCGGGGGACGAGAGGAGATATAGAAAGTGGATTTCCAGGATTTATACCTGAGCGGCGTGCAATG CGTGTTCACGCAGCACGTCCTGTTAATTCTAACTCACTGGCTTTTCTTGTCACAG TTCTCTTGCTATTCATGATACTAAACTCGCACCAGATGTCGCCTAATTTTCTG CTTTGGCTAGTCCTTGGTGTCTTCTTGATGGCTACAACGCTAAGGATGTATGCAACTTGCCAACAACTTCAAGCTCAGGCCCAAGCTCATGCTGTGGCAGCCAGTGGGCTTCTTGGTCATACTGAGTTGCGTTTGCATATGCCACCATCCATAGCACTTGCAACAAGAGGCCGACTACAAGGCCTCCGACTTCAGCTTGCACTCCTTGATAGGGAATTTGATGATCTAG ATTATGAAACCCTGAGAGCACTGGATGCCGACAACGTTCCCGCAGTTCCTTCTATGACTGAGGAAGAGATAAATGCACTTCCTGTTCACAAGTACAAGGTTGCAGGTCCTCAAAA TAGCCTATCAATGCAACAGGCTTCGTCTTCAGGATCTGCAGCAGAG AAGCAAGACAATCCCAATAAGATTGTGAGCACTAAGGCCTCAGAAGATGAATTAACTTGCAGTGTTTGCTTGGAGCAAGTTAATGTGGGAGAACTTATCCGTAGCTTGCCATGTTTGCATCAG TTCCATGCTAATTGCATCGACCCTTGGCTGGGACAGCAGGGAACATGTCCTGTTTGTAAATTTAGAGTAGGATCTGGGTGGCAGGAAAATGGACATGGTGGCATGGATGCTGCTTACATGGTTTGA